A stretch of the Oncorhynchus tshawytscha isolate Ot180627B unplaced genomic scaffold, Otsh_v2.0 Un_contig_501_pilon_pilon, whole genome shotgun sequence genome encodes the following:
- the LOC121838777 gene encoding gastrula zinc finger protein xFG20-1-like — protein MPQSSSLKLNHVPDEEEEVCWMEKEALVKEEEAVTIQKQVEVEAVTVKEEKDVTVKEVGDSFRVNKEGDDDVPVNEEEGEVTVTSENEEEEETGYLGPVSQAHLKASDGSNDEGALINTREQHHDADKAEKSLSRSEHLNEHLQRPTGKKSQHCCECGKSYSRSDSLKLHKEYTSEYTQERNLTTVLTVGRVT, from the exons ATGCCTCAGAGCTCCAGTCTCAAACTTAACCACGTTcctgatgaagaagaggaggtctgctggatGGAGAAGGAAGCTctcgtgaaagaggaggaggctgttacaatacaaaaacaagtagaggtTGAGGCGGTTACcgtgaaagaagagaaagacgtcACAGTTAAAGAAGTGGGAGACTCGTTCAGAGTTAATAAAGAGGGGGACGACGACGTTCCAGTGAacgaagaggagggggaggtgactGTCACATCGGaaaatgaagaagaggaggaaactgGATATCTCGGCCCGGTTTCCCAAGCGCATCTTAAGGCGTCCGATGGTTCTAACGATGAAGGGGCCCTGATTAACACTA gagaacaacatcatgatgctgacaaggcagagaagagtctctccagatcagaacacctcaaTGAACACCTGCAGAGACCCACAGGGAAGAAATCTCAACACTGCTGTGAATGTGGGAAGAGTTACTCAAGATCAGATTCACTTAAACTACATAAAGAATACACCAGcgagtacacacaggagagaaacctcacCACTGTtttgactgtgggaagagttactTAA
- the LOC121844627 gene encoding coiled-coil domain-containing glutamate-rich protein 1-like, with translation MRSPSYSPSNEEKDITVNQEVGSGAVTVKEEEDAFRVKDEEDITVKQEGSGAVTVKEEEDAFRVKEEDDVTVKGEEDAVYGVKEEGEEITFTSKKEEEEEEEEPGYLGPVSQTHLKASNGSNDEFSHKMVLRNRSLINTK, from the exons atgCGGTCACCAAGTTACTCTCCTTCTAATGAAGAGAAGGATATCACAGTAAATCAAGAAGTAGGGAGTGGGGCCGTTactgtgaaagaagaggaggacgcgttcagagtgaaagacgAGGAAGAtatcacagtaaaacaagaaggGAGTGGGGCCGTTactgtgaaagaagaggaggacgcgttcagagtgaaagaggaggatgatgtCACAGTAAAAGGAGAGGAAGATGCAGTTTATGGcgtgaaagaggagggggaggagattaCTTTTACAtcgaaaaaggaggaggaggaagaagaggaggaacctggatatctgggcccggtttcccaaacgcATCTTAAGGCATCCAATGGTTCTAACGATGAATTTAGCCATAAGATGGTTTTGAGAAACCGTTCCCTgattaacacta agtaa